A genome region from Methanococcoides burtonii DSM 6242 includes the following:
- a CDS encoding CobW family GTP-binding protein translates to MIIGGFLGSGKTTTLLKLGKHLSDTGHKIAIIVNEIGEIGLDGDTLSSTGIVTEELTSGCICCTLKISMEYTLSNLSDEFHPDVIIIEPTGIAFPRQIKDDIALMKIENLSFAPIVNIVDGTRFNTEIKQTPKFIQTQIEDADILCINKVDIAEKEKVAEVRNFLEGLNPEAEVIEFSAKEADEKFQRLIDLLAGQSKERDARENINSIEASEVSSYSGELTIKDCELEAEKAEKYAIDVLTSIGKQIKKLNPDFVGHIKMALEYPETLMKASITSSESIPNIEFFETKSKECTLKFLSAVTNVEKEDLVKIVETTIKEHLKQEGIPFSNKVKNLQTIDIL, encoded by the coding sequence ATGATAATAGGCGGCTTTCTCGGAAGCGGCAAAACCACTACTCTGTTGAAGCTTGGAAAACATCTTAGCGATACAGGACACAAGATAGCAATAATAGTGAACGAGATAGGCGAGATAGGCCTTGACGGTGATACCCTTTCAAGTACCGGTATCGTTACGGAAGAACTCACAAGCGGGTGTATCTGCTGTACGCTCAAGATAAGCATGGAATACACTTTGAGCAACCTTTCCGATGAATTCCATCCGGATGTCATTATCATCGAACCTACCGGAATCGCTTTCCCAAGACAGATCAAGGATGATATTGCACTGATGAAGATCGAGAACTTAAGCTTTGCACCTATCGTCAACATTGTGGATGGAACAAGGTTCAATACGGAGATAAAGCAGACACCCAAGTTCATTCAGACACAGATCGAGGATGCTGATATCCTCTGTATCAACAAGGTCGATATAGCAGAGAAAGAAAAGGTTGCAGAGGTAAGGAATTTCCTGGAAGGGCTCAATCCCGAGGCAGAAGTTATCGAATTCTCTGCAAAGGAAGCCGATGAAAAGTTCCAGAGACTCATAGACCTGCTGGCCGGTCAGAGCAAGGAAAGAGACGCAAGGGAGAATATCAATTCCATTGAAGCCTCCGAAGTGAGCTCCTATTCCGGCGAACTCACCATCAAGGACTGCGAACTGGAAGCCGAAAAAGCGGAAAAATATGCCATCGATGTTCTAACTTCCATAGGCAAACAGATCAAAAAGCTCAATCCGGATTTTGTAGGTCACATCAAGATGGCACTGGAATACCCCGAAACCCTCATGAAAGCCAGTATCACATCTTCCGAAAGTATACCCAATATAGAGTTCTTTGAAACAAAAAGTAAAGAATGCACCCTGAAGTTCCTCTCAGCAGTTACGAATGTGGAAAAGGAGGACCTTGTAAAGATCGTTGAGACCACGATAAAGGAGCATCTCAAACAGGAAGGCATACCTTTTAGCAATAAGGTCAAGAATCTTCAGACCATCGACATTCTTTAA
- a CDS encoding inorganic diphosphatase, whose amino-acid sequence MKIRIETPKFSFFKYQKVDDEYKRVLFSPIPTIFNYGFIEETMGDDGMEEDAIVLGPRLPQGTLVKLTNAGGVVRFVDDSVQDDKKVFYLGDRYSEKLFGLYFRMYALFKRFRYMVHERRLAECRFEGIELFEEK is encoded by the coding sequence ATGAAGATACGGATCGAAACTCCCAAATTCAGTTTTTTCAAGTATCAGAAAGTAGATGATGAATACAAAAGAGTCCTTTTTTCCCCGATACCTACGATATTCAACTATGGTTTCATTGAGGAAACTATGGGAGATGATGGGATGGAAGAGGACGCCATCGTACTCGGACCCCGGCTTCCTCAGGGCACCCTGGTAAAACTGACCAATGCCGGTGGTGTGGTCAGGTTTGTTGATGACTCAGTTCAGGATGATAAAAAAGTGTTCTATCTAGGGGACAGGTATTCTGAAAAACTGTTCGGATTATATTTCAGGATGTATGCACTTTTCAAAAGGTTCCGTTATATGGTCCATGAAAGAAGACTTGCAGAATGCAGGTTCGAAGGCATTGAACTGTTCGAGGAAAAGTGA
- a CDS encoding RAD55 family ATPase: MRIPSGIEGLDDIIQGGLVADRVYLLSGPPGGGKTTFGMQFLSQGATFGEVGLYVTLLESPQNVINDMSNYAMNVATLIKMKKLLFADLGPRMEYGYIDDLHEVINSDYEVGYSSVEGEAPSPAMVFKEIAAYVSEYNVKRLVIDSMSAIRFSTKDHSLEEKEMGRFIRNLKNLGCTTIILSEMTDPNSYSTEQFAAHGVLFLHNFLYGKKMTRAVQVIKMRGTKHHCDMMEVEFTDKGLAIKSVLV; the protein is encoded by the coding sequence ATGAGAATACCATCTGGAATTGAAGGGTTGGACGACATAATTCAGGGCGGACTAGTTGCGGATCGTGTCTATCTTTTGAGTGGTCCTCCTGGCGGTGGAAAAACTACTTTTGGTATGCAATTCCTTTCACAAGGAGCAACTTTTGGAGAAGTCGGTCTTTATGTAACACTTCTTGAAAGCCCGCAGAATGTCATTAACGACATGTCTAATTATGCAATGAACGTGGCAACTTTAATAAAAATGAAAAAGCTGCTTTTTGCTGACCTTGGTCCAAGAATGGAATATGGTTACATTGACGATCTTCATGAGGTCATCAACTCGGACTATGAAGTTGGCTATTCATCAGTTGAAGGGGAAGCACCATCACCTGCTATGGTCTTCAAGGAAATTGCAGCATATGTTTCAGAGTACAATGTAAAAAGACTTGTAATAGATTCAATGTCGGCCATACGCTTTAGTACAAAAGATCACTCCTTGGAAGAAAAGGAAATGGGCCGCTTTATCAGGAATCTTAAGAACCTTGGGTGTACAACGATCATTCTTTCTGAAATGACGGATCCGAATTCCTATTCTACTGAACAGTTTGCAGCACATGGCGTATTATTCCTTCATAATTTCCTTTATGGAAAGAAAATGACCCGGGCAGTGCAGGTCATTAAGATGCGTGGTACAAAACATCATTGTGATATGATGGAAGTTGAATTCACTGATAAGGGTCTGGCAATAAAGTCTGTCCTTGTGTAA
- a CDS encoding CBS domain-containing protein has product MNVSDIMSSPVYVMEPEEPVSHARKLMLRHKISTIVVVEGNKMVGIVTKSDLGRRLAQAEPMWRRRPIDKVPVKMIMTEDPVTIYKDASVSQATALMVDNDINNIPVVNNGELVGIVTRVDVVRCMSELPVKKNLGEIMTADPIFVHRHHTLNHVVDEMEINKVSKLIVTDDSGEAVGFITTRELALHVLTDNEGQLPSKNIKMARRAEPSGEKIYRYIKTVPLVAEDVMSDIFAVLDVGDDITKAAKIMVDKNITGIPIAENNEIVGIVSRTDIMRAA; this is encoded by the coding sequence ATGAATGTATCAGACATCATGAGCTCCCCGGTATATGTAATGGAACCAGAAGAGCCTGTGTCACATGCAAGGAAATTGATGCTTAGACATAAGATAAGCACAATTGTTGTCGTGGAAGGCAACAAGATGGTAGGTATCGTTACCAAATCCGATCTTGGAAGACGCCTGGCCCAGGCAGAACCAATGTGGAGACGAAGGCCTATTGACAAGGTTCCTGTAAAGATGATAATGACAGAAGACCCTGTTACGATCTATAAAGATGCATCTGTTTCCCAAGCAACGGCATTGATGGTCGATAACGACATCAATAACATACCTGTGGTCAACAATGGAGAACTTGTGGGCATTGTTACAAGAGTGGATGTAGTTCGCTGCATGTCTGAGCTCCCTGTTAAGAAAAATCTGGGTGAGATCATGACAGCAGACCCTATTTTTGTTCACAGACATCACACTCTGAACCATGTAGTAGATGAAATGGAGATTAACAAAGTAAGCAAGCTCATAGTTACAGATGATTCTGGAGAAGCTGTTGGATTTATAACAACAAGAGAACTTGCACTACATGTACTTACAGATAATGAGGGACAACTTCCTTCAAAGAATATAAAGATGGCAAGAAGAGCAGAACCCAGTGGGGAGAAAATATACAGATATATCAAAACCGTTCCTCTTGTAGCAGAAGATGTAATGAGTGATATATTCGCTGTATTGGATGTTGGAGATGATATCACAAAAGCTGCAAAGATAATGGTAGATAAAAATATTACAGGTATTCCTATTGCTGAAAATAATGAGATCGTCGGTATTGTCAGCAGAACAGATATCATGAGAGCAGCTTGA
- a CDS encoding CBS domain-containing protein produces MKVNEIMSKDAVCVKEHDNMTHARQLMRDHFLRGLPVTDANGKMVGILKDQDILNITSTRSNVTIGGFVHDCPLITPKTDIMDAARLIIESGVGRCPIVRSETEREIVGILSNSDILANIGSNRINTKVAADVMTTDIISCNPHDLLTKIWPILLTSNYSGLPVVTNADELQGMITIRDIIRFGFIRPAIGDKQQTQTKDVPSVDKIMSTPAYTVLSDTSVKECVEKMLHYDVGRLTVVNDGKVIGIVSRTDILRASL; encoded by the coding sequence ATGAAAGTCAACGAAATTATGTCTAAAGATGCTGTTTGTGTAAAAGAGCATGATAACATGACACATGCGCGGCAGTTAATGAGAGACCACTTTCTTAGAGGTCTTCCTGTAACTGATGCCAATGGAAAGATGGTTGGTATCCTTAAAGATCAGGATATTCTCAACATCACATCCACACGTTCCAATGTAACTATTGGAGGATTTGTGCATGATTGTCCGCTTATAACTCCAAAAACAGACATTATGGATGCTGCAAGACTTATTATTGAATCAGGTGTCGGTCGCTGTCCAATAGTGAGATCCGAAACTGAAAGAGAGATAGTCGGAATTCTCAGCAATTCAGATATTCTTGCAAATATCGGATCGAATAGAATAAATACTAAAGTTGCAGCTGATGTCATGACCACTGATATCATTAGCTGTAACCCGCATGACCTTCTTACAAAAATATGGCCGATCCTGCTTACATCAAATTATTCCGGTCTACCTGTGGTCACCAATGCTGATGAACTTCAGGGGATGATAACTATAAGAGATATCATAAGATTCGGATTTATCCGGCCAGCCATTGGGGATAAACAACAAACACAGACGAAGGATGTTCCATCAGTTGATAAAATTATGTCAACTCCTGCCTATACAGTATTATCGGACACAAGTGTAAAAGAGTGTGTTGAAAAAATGCTCCACTATGATGTCGGAAGACTAACGGTTGTTAATGATGGAAAGGTAATAGGTATAGTATCCAGGACCGATATACTCCGCGCTTCTTTATGA
- a CDS encoding EF-Tu/IF-2/RF-3 family GTPase, with protein sequence MTKIIIIGSEKSGKTTLAAKLGKKGTVADFTMYDFAKSGKVLTTIDATGYPTAIKPMMAGLNLSDIAVLCIPPEGLDLYSGECIIALDLLGYKHGIIVLTKSDTSYPFAIEELKEKITKLTTGTALENWEYISVSTTSFEGMEELKEMIFDLGEVVDKELEELNELPPRVVVDQTFNVTGIGCVVLGVVDQGIINAKDKLIAFPTDKQIEIRSIQLHDVDAKTAPAGARVGLALKNVQSKDVERGFVLSQKEEVTEDLTLKCHFTPFSKGFAIEDVPHIFVGLQSAPMRVEKILVNGEEVKRTTTEAECMLTLSGSKLLAYNGSDRFIICNLDEKQRFVGYGYMA encoded by the coding sequence ATGACAAAAATAATTATCATCGGAAGCGAAAAAAGCGGAAAGACCACCCTTGCTGCAAAATTAGGGAAGAAAGGAACCGTAGCAGATTTTACAATGTATGATTTTGCCAAGAGCGGTAAAGTTCTGACAACTATCGATGCAACAGGGTATCCTACAGCTATCAAGCCGATGATGGCTGGTTTAAACCTTTCAGATATTGCAGTTCTGTGCATACCTCCTGAAGGACTTGATCTTTATTCAGGAGAGTGTATCATTGCACTTGACCTTCTGGGCTATAAGCACGGTATCATCGTTCTGACAAAATCAGATACCAGCTATCCTTTTGCCATTGAAGAGCTGAAGGAAAAGATAACGAAATTAACAACAGGAACAGCTCTTGAGAACTGGGAATATATTTCTGTTTCCACAACATCTTTTGAGGGAATGGAAGAGCTCAAGGAAATGATATTCGATCTTGGCGAGGTTGTCGATAAAGAGCTCGAAGAATTGAACGAACTTCCCCCACGTGTGGTTGTCGATCAGACATTCAATGTTACCGGTATCGGATGTGTTGTTTTAGGTGTCGTGGATCAGGGAATCATCAATGCAAAAGATAAACTGATAGCTTTCCCAACTGATAAGCAGATAGAGATCCGTTCCATTCAGCTGCATGATGTAGATGCAAAAACTGCACCAGCGGGTGCAAGAGTTGGACTTGCACTCAAGAACGTGCAATCAAAGGATGTTGAAAGAGGTTTTGTGCTCTCACAAAAGGAAGAAGTTACAGAGGACCTTACACTCAAATGTCATTTCACACCCTTCTCAAAAGGTTTTGCAATAGAAGATGTTCCTCATATCTTCGTAGGTTTGCAGTCAGCACCAATGCGAGTGGAAAAGATCCTCGTCAACGGAGAAGAAGTTAAGAGGACTACAACAGAAGCTGAATGTATGCTTACTCTCTCAGGATCAAAATTACTGGCTTACAATGGATCTGACAGATTCATAATCTGTAATCTGGATGAAAAACAGAGATTTGTGGGATATGGCTACATGGCCTAA
- a CDS encoding transglutaminase-like domain-containing protein encodes MRVDPDDTSTHFVWMPYDGIEKYNNDANHLPDPDNGVNLNTSDIYHFPFNEGYNIIFEAAVAGDNSTTPYETANQITDYVYKVMHYDDEAFLDRSYTASDLWIINHTNASGYYIGVCDEYATLSNAFNRALGIPSKQYYLNMTNSSGNRSAHEMAEIWDGQEWIHSDPTWNSFDNPDIYVSRNCSNMYFWNMKNADDSLDAGDPMGDGLLHFWLDFEREYLGMLDKYN; translated from the coding sequence GTGCGGGTTGATCCTGACGATACATCTACTCATTTTGTATGGATGCCGTATGATGGAATTGAAAAATACAACAATGATGCAAATCATCTACCTGATCCTGATAATGGAGTGAACCTGAATACAAGTGACATTTATCATTTCCCATTCAATGAAGGCTACAATATCATATTTGAAGCTGCAGTTGCGGGTGATAACAGCACGACTCCATATGAAACTGCAAACCAAATTACAGATTATGTTTATAAAGTGATGCATTATGATGATGAGGCATTCCTAGATAGAAGTTATACTGCCTCTGATCTATGGATAATTAACCACACAAATGCTAGTGGGTACTATATTGGTGTTTGTGATGAATATGCCACTCTCTCTAATGCATTTAATAGAGCACTGGGAATACCTTCAAAGCAGTATTACCTGAATATGACCAATAGTTCAGGGAACAGAAGTGCACATGAAATGGCAGAAATTTGGGATGGACAGGAGTGGATTCATTCTGATCCAACATGGAATTCTTTTGATAATCCAGATATTTATGTTTCACGGAATTGTTCAAATATGTATTTCTGGAACATGAAGAATGCAGATGACAGTCTTGATGCCGGTGATCCTATGGGAGATGGGTTGCTGCACTTCTGGCTTGATTTCGAAAGGGAATATCTAGGGATGCTGGACAAATACAACTAA
- a CDS encoding methionine synthase — MTDLIFDDIGSFPLPEDVTKEWMANAFSKRDSDEQLFNIIGSAFKQKLDAGVQVATYPQFQDMNEQFLSIIKDPKCVEEPFKVKEDSARILELDILEKTAAQYKEETGNKPDVRVCVTGPLELYLKDFGGTQYTDILDTLAVSIDRFISKAIKSAKNFTIRTISIDEPSIGINPQVMFEDAELVKALSLSTAYAGKQDVDVEIHLHSPLHYKIACDTPNINVIGVESAANPSYLDLIDKKVLEDTDSFLRVGIARTDIFNLVSVLNEKYNTNVWKDTQYLPEIVTKMETPEIIAKRLEDAYSIFGDRIKYVGPDCGVGSWPTQEIACQLLNNVEEGISIFQNKHLS, encoded by the coding sequence ATGACAGACCTGATCTTTGATGATATTGGAAGTTTTCCGTTACCGGAAGATGTAACGAAAGAGTGGATGGCAAACGCCTTTTCAAAAAGGGATAGTGATGAGCAGCTTTTCAATATCATAGGATCAGCATTCAAACAGAAATTGGACGCAGGTGTGCAGGTCGCAACATATCCGCAGTTTCAGGACATGAACGAACAGTTTCTGTCCATAATTAAGGACCCGAAGTGTGTGGAAGAGCCTTTCAAGGTCAAAGAGGACAGTGCGCGCATCCTCGAGCTTGATATTTTGGAGAAGACTGCCGCACAATACAAAGAGGAGACAGGCAACAAACCGGATGTCCGTGTTTGTGTAACAGGTCCTCTTGAACTTTACCTCAAGGATTTCGGGGGAACTCAATACACCGACATCCTGGATACGCTCGCAGTCAGCATTGATCGTTTTATCAGTAAGGCCATCAAGTCTGCAAAGAACTTCACCATAAGAACGATCTCCATCGATGAGCCAAGTATAGGTATCAATCCACAGGTAATGTTCGAAGATGCTGAACTGGTGAAAGCTTTGAGCCTTTCTACCGCCTATGCAGGCAAACAGGATGTAGATGTGGAGATCCATTTACATTCACCATTGCATTACAAGATCGCATGTGACACTCCGAACATCAATGTAATAGGTGTGGAATCAGCAGCGAATCCTTCCTATCTTGACCTTATAGACAAAAAAGTGCTTGAAGACACGGATTCTTTCCTTCGTGTAGGTATCGCAAGGACCGATATTTTCAATCTTGTTTCTGTTCTGAACGAGAAATACAATACAAATGTCTGGAAAGACACCCAGTATCTGCCTGAGATCGTAACAAAAATGGAGACTCCTGAGATCATTGCAAAAAGGCTTGAGGATGCCTATTCCATATTTGGGGACCGCATAAAATATGTTGGTCCGGACTGTGGAGTTGGCTCATGGCCGACACAGGAGATCGCCTGTCAGTTGCTGAACAATGTCGAAGAAGGTATCAGTATTTTTCAGAACAAGCATTTGTCCTAA
- a CDS encoding CBS domain-containing protein, translating into MQVKDIMVQPISIDKADTISHALDVMEKKATRRLLVKHDDKLIGILTMRGLTKELGTRKKGAKPASSLHVATAVSDDFVKVLPDMDVDDALTLMAKNRGIIIVSENEKILGWVTPNEVLANSQIDGYAAEIMNKDPITVHPGDRVSHIRHIILDKDIGRFPVIEDGKLIGIVTEQDIAKSMRAFRDIVSGNQQDTRIKNLIVEDIMKRGVKTVQSNTLMSDVTAMMLKEKIGGLPVVNLEGDMVGFITRRNIISAFAQ; encoded by the coding sequence ATGCAAGTGAAGGACATAATGGTACAACCGATATCTATTGATAAAGCAGACACGATATCTCATGCACTTGATGTGATGGAAAAGAAGGCGACACGCCGCCTTTTGGTAAAGCATGACGATAAGCTCATCGGCATACTTACAATGAGAGGTCTTACTAAAGAACTTGGTACACGAAAGAAGGGAGCTAAACCTGCATCTTCACTCCATGTAGCAACCGCTGTTTCAGATGATTTTGTAAAGGTCCTGCCGGATATGGATGTAGACGATGCACTTACTCTGATGGCAAAGAACCGCGGTATTATAATTGTAAGCGAGAATGAGAAAATTCTTGGCTGGGTTACACCAAATGAAGTGCTAGCCAATAGTCAGATCGATGGTTATGCTGCTGAAATCATGAACAAGGACCCCATAACTGTACACCCCGGGGACAGGGTCAGCCATATCAGGCACATAATCCTTGATAAAGATATTGGAAGGTTCCCTGTTATTGAGGATGGTAAGCTTATAGGCATTGTCACTGAGCAGGACATCGCTAAATCAATGCGTGCTTTCAGAGATATTGTTTCTGGAAATCAGCAAGATACACGTATTAAGAACCTCATTGTAGAAGATATTATGAAAAGAGGTGTCAAGACGGTGCAATCTAACACGCTGATGTCGGATGTTACAGCAATGATGCTCAAGGAAAAGATAGGTGGTTTGCCGGTAGTGAACCTTGAAGGAGATATGGTAGGGTTCATTACAAGAAGAAACATCATTAGTGCATTTGCGCAGTGA
- a CDS encoding CBS domain-containing protein yields the protein MKLQNNSPVNNKKKDPVQFATNETMNRGAFDFHAKISEHEGDIMSVATKHVITIPPTTKIIDAIKIMTEKKFRHIPITNAGTNKIEGIITSFDIIDFLGGDKSQLIENKYKGNLLAAINANISSIMQPHVVSIHSTGNIKEAFELMLKHNIGSLPVVDSTDHVCGICTEKDFLTFASGLPTNMSIAGHMSKKVEKASSDMKIGEAAKVMVKNNFRRLPVVKKGILIGVVNASAIMNFFGSGEVFENLVTGNFHEAMDVPISSLVSKDVVWTTSDTDLGEASSLMLKHGVGSLPIIDNGKLCGIITERDVLRAIAE from the coding sequence ATGAAACTTCAAAACAATAGCCCTGTGAATAATAAGAAAAAGGATCCTGTTCAGTTTGCTACAAATGAAACGATGAATAGAGGGGCTTTTGATTTTCATGCGAAGATATCAGAGCATGAAGGGGATATTATGTCTGTGGCAACTAAGCATGTTATTACTATCCCGCCTACAACAAAGATCATTGATGCCATCAAGATAATGACAGAAAAGAAGTTCAGGCACATCCCTATAACAAACGCTGGCACGAACAAAATTGAAGGTATCATTACATCTTTTGACATAATCGATTTCCTTGGGGGAGATAAGAGCCAACTTATCGAAAATAAATACAAAGGGAACTTACTGGCTGCTATCAACGCTAATATAAGTTCAATAATGCAACCCCATGTAGTGTCCATTCATAGCACTGGTAATATCAAGGAAGCCTTTGAGCTCATGCTGAAACACAACATAGGGAGCTTACCTGTAGTTGATAGTACAGATCATGTTTGTGGTATATGTACTGAAAAGGACTTCTTGACTTTTGCAAGCGGACTTCCTACTAATATGTCAATTGCAGGTCACATGAGCAAAAAAGTGGAAAAGGCATCTTCTGATATGAAGATTGGAGAGGCTGCTAAAGTGATGGTCAAGAACAACTTTAGAAGACTTCCTGTTGTAAAGAAGGGTATACTCATAGGAGTTGTCAATGCATCGGCCATTATGAACTTTTTTGGTAGCGGGGAGGTATTTGAGAATTTGGTCACCGGTAATTTCCACGAAGCAATGGATGTTCCTATCAGTTCATTGGTCTCAAAGGATGTGGTATGGACCACTTCTGATACAGACCTCGGGGAAGCGAGCAGCCTCATGCTTAAACATGGTGTTGGATCTCTGCCTATTATCGATAATGGAAAGCTTTGTGGTATAATCACAGAAAGAGATGTCCTAAGAGCAATAGCTGAATGA
- a CDS encoding RNA ligase, with translation MGFPKIHRAMLLKPAIEAHFSDVETVCVEEKMNGFNVRIVTVDGKIIAITRGGYVCPYSTERAQKFLNIDFFEEHPELVLHGEMVGPDNPYIPKKIYNVESLELFVFDIRHKHSGIPLPLHERRQLAEEYGFTQVRLFGEFPKEEAPLRISEIIRELGKIEHEGVIIKDPMMEIAPLKYTCSQSNCADLKHAFKFYNDAGRDYLFSRVVREGFQAVEWEETGDDIDKRCLQLGRSILYPMIDSIVNIGNGVRLADEVQMRLSNLETVSKFKEYLRRQGIDAIFSEPEVVGDEFIVKIKKLNKSTNDKTLSMWKGETW, from the coding sequence ATGGGATTTCCAAAGATCCATCGGGCCATGTTGTTAAAACCTGCTATAGAAGCTCACTTTTCGGATGTCGAGACAGTCTGTGTCGAAGAGAAGATGAACGGTTTTAATGTGCGTATCGTGACAGTTGACGGGAAGATCATTGCCATAACCCGTGGAGGTTACGTCTGCCCCTATTCAACTGAAAGAGCACAGAAGTTTTTGAATATTGATTTTTTTGAAGAACATCCGGAACTTGTGCTCCACGGCGAGATGGTAGGTCCTGACAATCCTTATATCCCAAAGAAGATCTACAATGTCGAATCCCTTGAACTTTTCGTTTTCGATATCAGACATAAGCATAGTGGCATTCCTCTTCCGCTTCATGAGCGAAGGCAGCTTGCAGAGGAATACGGATTCACACAGGTCAGGCTCTTTGGCGAATTTCCAAAGGAAGAAGCTCCCTTAAGGATAAGTGAGATCATCAGGGAGCTTGGTAAGATAGAACACGAAGGTGTTATTATCAAAGATCCCATGATGGAGATAGCACCTTTAAAATATACCTGTTCGCAAAGCAATTGTGCAGACCTGAAACATGCTTTCAAGTTCTACAATGATGCAGGCAGAGATTATCTGTTCTCCAGAGTGGTGCGCGAAGGTTTTCAAGCAGTTGAATGGGAAGAGACCGGTGATGATATAGATAAGCGCTGCCTGCAACTTGGCAGAAGCATACTTTACCCCATGATAGATTCTATCGTCAATATCGGAAATGGTGTCCGTTTAGCCGATGAAGTTCAGATGAGGTTATCAAATCTTGAAACCGTTTCAAAGTTCAAGGAATATTTAAGACGGCAAGGTATAGATGCTATTTTCAGTGAACCTGAAGTGGTAGGCGATGAATTTATTGTCAAGATAAAGAAGCTGAATAAGAGTACCAATGATAAGACGCTTTCCATGTGGAAGGGAGAAACATGGTAA
- a CDS encoding M28 family metallopeptidase, translating to MVEFFNIKKYSELFLTAFLICILTTTSLTVGEAYSEDTSSPDFTVNTSNLEQITQKIVSHGPRITVYSSLSSEMEHEEGKLATEQSVEYIKNTMEMYGLETSLEEIRDEPFSINNIIGVKRGTNLENQIIIVCSHYDTARTSPGADDAALGVAATLEIARLLQDYELNRTVYFMVFPEHSQPIGADMWIEMHPDLKNNITGLICLDQIGYGNNLQISYIPQTSWLADIVQLSANESNISVSKHMGLIAFSDHTPFIQNNIPAVELIESEFTPFHHKPGDTIETINFSLAENATEIAVESVYHLATPEDIEPPLVDISSPNNLAVHGNNIIPLMYNISENDTHVQVLLDGQNLGEISSGEWLIFSLAQHDIKVWAIDEYGNRGEATASFEVIDYPEILKGGSDTGSKTYGLGFFAILLIILVVVLRSKRNK from the coding sequence ATGGTTGAATTTTTTAATATCAAAAAATATAGTGAATTATTCCTTACAGCTTTCCTCATATGCATATTGACAACAACTAGTTTAACTGTAGGAGAAGCGTATTCTGAGGATACTTCGTCCCCTGATTTTACTGTGAACACTTCAAACTTAGAACAGATCACTCAAAAAATTGTAAGCCATGGTCCTCGTATAACAGTATATTCCTCGCTGTCTTCTGAAATGGAACATGAAGAAGGCAAACTGGCTACAGAGCAATCTGTAGAGTACATAAAGAATACAATGGAAATGTACGGTCTGGAAACTTCATTGGAAGAAATTCGTGATGAGCCATTTAGTATCAATAATATCATTGGAGTAAAACGTGGTACGAATCTGGAGAATCAGATAATCATAGTCTGCTCTCATTATGACACTGCAAGAACAAGCCCAGGAGCTGATGATGCCGCTCTTGGTGTGGCCGCAACCCTGGAGATAGCAAGACTTCTTCAGGACTATGAACTCAACAGGACAGTATACTTCATGGTTTTCCCGGAACATAGCCAGCCAATAGGAGCCGATATGTGGATAGAGATGCACCCGGATTTAAAAAATAATATAACCGGACTTATCTGCCTTGATCAAATCGGATATGGCAATAACCTGCAAATTTCATACATTCCACAAACTTCATGGCTTGCAGATATTGTCCAGCTTTCAGCCAATGAATCGAACATATCTGTTAGCAAACATATGGGTCTCATTGCTTTCAGCGATCATACACCATTTATTCAAAATAACATTCCAGCAGTAGAGTTAATCGAATCTGAGTTTACACCATTCCATCACAAACCTGGAGACACCATAGAAACGATCAATTTCTCTCTGGCAGAGAATGCAACTGAAATTGCAGTAGAAAGCGTTTATCATTTGGCCACTCCAGAAGATATTGAACCGCCTTTAGTGGATATTTCATCTCCCAATAATCTGGCTGTTCATGGCAATAACATCATCCCTCTCATGTACAACATCTCCGAGAATGATACTCATGTGCAGGTTTTGTTGGATGGTCAAAATCTTGGAGAGATCAGTTCTGGAGAGTGGCTGATTTTTAGCCTTGCCCAGCATGATATAAAAGTATGGGCAATTGATGAATATGGAAACAGAGGGGAAGCGACAGCTTCTTTTGAGGTGATCGACTATCCAGAAATCTTGAAAGGCGGTTCAGATACTGGTTCCAAAACCTATGGTCTTGGATTTTTTGCAATCTTGTTGATAATTCTGGTTGTTGTTCTGCGATCTAAAAGGAATAAATGA